Proteins encoded by one window of Anderseniella sp. Alg231-50:
- a CDS encoding LysR substrate-binding domain-containing protein, whose translation MRVSIKALNYFLHAAEHGSIAKAAAELNVVPSAISNAIDLVEGEFELQLVQRYPAKGIRPTAAGLAMMRRIRHLVEEYDTLFLEGTELRTALSGSLTIGYYAPVAPAFMPAIVAPLVREHPGIKVNLVETDNERAQAGLLDGEFDLILFVAENVRAGIDCQLLIDAPPYVLVPHDHALRHREYVTRDGLGNEPLVLLNLPMTDEYYRGLAGDASRPANIVATASTHEMVRSLVGAGVGCSILNMRPATAVTYAGDEVFAIPFRTDAQALKLALGHLDGRPRRLVQAFMDATRDHFALASANDLIVPS comes from the coding sequence TTGCGAGTTTCAATCAAGGCACTGAACTATTTCCTGCATGCCGCAGAACACGGTTCGATTGCCAAGGCGGCGGCTGAGCTGAATGTGGTGCCGTCTGCGATCTCCAATGCCATTGACCTGGTGGAAGGCGAGTTCGAACTGCAACTGGTGCAGCGCTATCCGGCCAAGGGCATCAGGCCGACGGCCGCCGGACTTGCCATGATGCGCAGGATCCGCCACCTGGTGGAGGAATACGATACGCTGTTCCTTGAAGGCACCGAACTGCGCACGGCCCTGTCGGGCAGCCTGACGATCGGCTATTACGCGCCGGTGGCCCCGGCCTTCATGCCGGCGATCGTGGCGCCGCTGGTGCGTGAACATCCCGGCATCAAGGTCAACCTGGTGGAGACCGACAATGAACGCGCCCAGGCCGGCCTGCTCGACGGCGAGTTCGACCTGATCCTGTTTGTTGCCGAAAACGTCCGGGCCGGTATCGACTGTCAGCTGCTGATCGATGCCCCGCCCTATGTGCTGGTCCCGCATGATCACGCCCTGCGACATCGCGAGTATGTGACACGTGACGGCCTCGGCAATGAACCGCTGGTGCTGCTCAATTTGCCGATGACCGATGAGTACTATCGCGGCCTTGCCGGTGACGCCTCCCGGCCAGCCAATATCGTCGCGACAGCATCTACGCATGAAATGGTGCGCAGCCTTGTGGGCGCCGGCGTCGGCTGCTCAATCCTGAACATGCGCCCGGCCACCGCAGTCACCTATGCCGGCGATGAGGTTTTCGCCATACCGTTCCGCACTGATGCACAGGCCCTGAAACTGGCGCTCGGTCATTTGGACGGCAGGCCGCGCCGGTTGGTCCAGGCGTTCATGGACGCCACCAGGGACCATTTTGCACTTGCGTCTGCCAATGATCTCATCGTGCCATCGTGA
- a CDS encoding spondin domain-containing protein — translation MIRILAALLLTLGFASSVIAEEAKYELRIDISWSSDTHPYDWPAAGGHMSGLIGATHHGRYVMFADGNTASSGVRSVAERGRPRILRAELDEAIERKRVKDVFQADGIAKVPGKTSVTFPVNETHSKVSFITMIAPSPDWFTGVAGVDLRNDAGWRDEAVYVLWAWDAGTDRGSTYTSDNEANQPAESIRLVASPHFLGDTGLKQVGTATFTRID, via the coding sequence ATGATCCGGATACTTGCAGCACTATTGCTGACCCTGGGCTTCGCCTCATCGGTCATAGCCGAGGAAGCAAAGTATGAACTGCGGATCGACATCAGCTGGAGCAGTGACACCCATCCATATGACTGGCCGGCGGCAGGCGGGCACATGTCGGGGCTGATCGGGGCCACTCACCACGGGCGCTATGTCATGTTTGCTGACGGCAATACCGCCAGCAGCGGCGTCAGGTCCGTTGCGGAACGTGGCCGGCCACGTATTCTGCGCGCCGAACTCGATGAAGCCATCGAGCGCAAGCGGGTAAAAGATGTGTTTCAGGCCGACGGCATTGCCAAGGTGCCCGGAAAGACTTCCGTGACATTCCCGGTCAACGAAACCCATTCAAAAGTGTCGTTTATCACCATGATTGCCCCCAGTCCGGACTGGTTTACCGGTGTTGCGGGTGTTGATCTTCGCAACGACGCGGGCTGGCGCGACGAAGCCGTCTATGTGTTGTGGGCATGGGACGCGGGAACCGACCGGGGGTCGACCTATACGTCAGACAATGAAGCAAACCAGCCTGCCGAATCTATCCGGCTGGTGGCAAGCCCGCACTTTCTCGGCGATACCGGCCTCAAGCAGGTCGGCACCGCCACGTTCACCCGCATCGACTAA
- a CDS encoding LysR substrate-binding domain-containing protein yields the protein MTYEQLIVLHAIVTEGTFRGAAEKLHKSQSAISHMLKKLETEIDVPLLSRAAYRPKLTPEGEVFYRQATRVMQQMQHLGNMAKNLSAGQEAEVFLAVTATFPLKPVLDIVGTVRAAYPATHIRLARESMGGPIEQLLRHDADIIIATMDGVPVEQVEATPFAEVTIMPVAHRDYEPARSAHMKTISEMQSYTQIVVADSSSGGFVQSRGLLPGGLRWTVSDFAAKKEILLAGMGWGGIPTHMIEQELESGELVPLNMEGYQPLRSQVFQIRRRDRQAGTVAQCIWEKLLAR from the coding sequence TTGACCTATGAACAATTGATCGTGCTGCACGCTATTGTCACCGAGGGAACTTTTCGCGGGGCCGCGGAGAAGCTGCACAAATCCCAGTCCGCTATCAGTCACATGCTGAAAAAGCTGGAGACCGAGATCGATGTTCCGCTGCTGTCGCGCGCTGCATACAGGCCGAAACTGACGCCCGAGGGCGAGGTGTTTTACCGGCAGGCAACGCGGGTCATGCAGCAGATGCAGCACCTCGGCAACATGGCTAAAAACCTGAGTGCGGGGCAGGAGGCCGAAGTGTTCCTGGCGGTCACTGCCACGTTCCCGCTGAAACCGGTCCTGGATATTGTCGGTACGGTGCGCGCGGCATACCCGGCCACGCATATCCGACTGGCGCGCGAAAGCATGGGCGGGCCGATCGAGCAGTTGCTGCGCCATGACGCCGATATCATCATCGCCACCATGGACGGCGTGCCGGTCGAGCAGGTCGAGGCAACCCCGTTTGCCGAGGTAACCATCATGCCGGTGGCCCACCGCGACTATGAACCGGCGCGCAGCGCCCACATGAAAACCATCTCCGAGATGCAAAGCTATACCCAGATTGTGGTAGCTGACAGCAGTTCCGGCGGCTTTGTCCAGAGCAGGGGCCTGCTGCCCGGCGGCTTGCGCTGGACGGTGTCCGACTTCGCCGCCAAGAAGGAAATCCTGCTGGCGGGAATGGGGTGGGGCGGCATTCCCACCCACATGATTGAACAGGAACTGGAAAGCGGTGAGCTGGTGCCCCTGAACATGGAGGGCTACCAGCCGCTGCGCTCGCAAGTGTTCCAGATCCGCCGCCGCGACCGCCAGGCCGGAACCGTCGCCCAGTGCATCTGGGAGAAACTGCTGGCGCGGTGA
- the gstA gene encoding glutathione transferase GstA, with protein MKLYYKPGACSLASHVVLHEAGIAFDIEEVDTQAGRTKSGADYTAINPKGYVPALELASGEVLTEGASILQYIADQHPESDLAPKAGTIARARLQEHLNYTASELHKAFGPFFSGTADEADKQAAGKAVARKFDYLNDILSDGRTYLLGDSFSVADAYLFVVANWSNFTGIDLKKWPAVAAFVERVAARPAAQTAMKAEGLL; from the coding sequence ATGAAGCTCTACTACAAACCCGGCGCCTGTTCACTGGCCAGCCATGTTGTCCTGCACGAAGCAGGCATAGCCTTCGACATAGAAGAAGTTGATACTCAAGCCGGGCGCACCAAATCCGGCGCCGACTACACCGCGATCAATCCGAAAGGCTATGTCCCGGCTCTCGAACTGGCATCCGGCGAGGTCCTCACCGAAGGTGCGTCCATCCTGCAATACATTGCCGACCAGCACCCGGAAAGCGACCTGGCGCCAAAAGCCGGAACCATCGCGCGAGCACGGCTGCAGGAGCACCTGAACTATACCGCATCCGAACTGCACAAGGCGTTCGGCCCGTTCTTCTCTGGCACCGCCGACGAGGCCGACAAGCAGGCGGCGGGCAAGGCAGTCGCGCGCAAGTTCGACTATCTCAACGATATTCTGAGCGATGGCCGGACCTATCTGCTGGGCGACAGCTTTTCCGTTGCCGACGCCTACCTGTTCGTGGTTGCAAACTGGTCCAACTTCACCGGAATTGATCTGAAAAAATGGCCCGCTGTGGCGGCATTCGTCGAGCGCGTCGCCGCCCGTCCGGCAGCCCAGACTGCCATGAAGGCGGAAGGCTTGCTGTGA
- a CDS encoding nuclear transport factor 2 family protein, translated as MAEQQAFAEVTDIMAGYFDGLYHADTKRLAQIFHPDARYVNMIEGDYMNKSLGEYFDMIDKRTPPASRGEVRDDRIFSIEFGGTRMAFVRASMSMMEREYLDFLTLGRDQHGWRIMTKVFTYVAKHEEA; from the coding sequence ATGGCGGAGCAACAGGCCTTTGCCGAGGTCACCGACATCATGGCCGGCTATTTCGACGGGCTGTACCACGCCGATACGAAGCGGCTGGCACAGATCTTCCACCCGGATGCGCGCTATGTGAACATGATCGAGGGCGACTATATGAACAAGTCGCTGGGCGAATATTTCGACATGATCGACAAACGCACACCGCCTGCCAGCCGGGGCGAGGTGCGCGATGACCGTATCTTCTCGATCGAGTTCGGCGGCACCCGCATGGCGTTCGTCAGGGCGTCGATGAGCATGATGGAGCGCGAGTATCTCGACTTCCTGACGCTGGGCCGTGACCAGCATGGCTGGCGCATCATGACGAAAGTCTTCACCTACGTCGCAAAACACGAGGAAGCCTGA
- a CDS encoding 2-hydroxymuconate tautomerase family protein, which yields MPYVNIKVTKEGGPDGTGPTAEQKAELIKGTTDLLARVLGKSPATTFVVIDEVALQDWGIGGLPVTEFRRRQPD from the coding sequence ATGCCCTACGTGAACATCAAGGTGACAAAGGAAGGCGGCCCGGACGGCACCGGCCCGACAGCGGAGCAAAAGGCGGAGTTGATCAAGGGCACGACCGATCTGCTGGCCCGCGTCCTCGGCAAGTCTCCTGCCACCACTTTCGTGGTCATCGACGAAGTGGCCCTGCAGGACTGGGGCATAGGCGGCCTGCCGGTGACGGAGTTCCGCAGGCGGCAACCTGATTGA
- a CDS encoding arginase family protein — MTTDIFDPATIPFMGADAGINPDQADAVVFGAPHGTPYPNIDNQVHAGAPDALRAAMGEDYAWPHHWDFDLDGPLLGDGGFTLADAGNLKTSSQDGSGNRAAIEAATASIVESGAVPIMLGGDDSTPIPFIKALAPAGPLTIIQIDAHIDWRDERRGEPLGFSSTMRRASEMAHVERIIQVGIRGLGSARREEVEIARDWGAEIITARALHEHGVDQALQGLREDANCLITFDCDALDSGIMPAVMAPTPGGLTYTQAIDLVAAVTARANLVAFDMIEFVPERDSNGVAAFTAARIVANAIGCLARR, encoded by the coding sequence GTGACAACCGACATTTTTGACCCGGCAACGATTCCGTTCATGGGGGCCGACGCGGGCATAAACCCCGATCAGGCCGACGCCGTCGTGTTTGGCGCGCCGCACGGCACGCCTTATCCGAACATCGACAATCAAGTCCATGCCGGTGCGCCGGATGCGCTGCGTGCCGCCATGGGAGAGGATTACGCGTGGCCGCACCATTGGGATTTTGACCTGGACGGGCCGCTGCTCGGCGATGGCGGGTTCACCCTTGCCGACGCCGGAAACCTGAAAACCTCAAGTCAGGATGGCAGCGGCAACAGGGCGGCGATCGAGGCCGCCACTGCGAGCATTGTGGAATCCGGTGCAGTGCCGATCATGCTCGGTGGTGATGATTCAACGCCGATCCCGTTCATCAAGGCGCTGGCGCCAGCAGGCCCGTTGACCATTATTCAGATTGACGCCCATATCGACTGGCGTGACGAACGCCGCGGCGAACCGCTGGGCTTTTCCAGCACCATGCGCCGCGCCTCCGAAATGGCGCATGTTGAACGCATCATCCAGGTCGGCATCAGGGGGCTGGGATCGGCCCGGCGCGAAGAGGTTGAGATTGCGCGCGACTGGGGGGCGGAAATCATCACCGCGCGGGCACTGCATGAACATGGTGTCGACCAGGCGCTGCAAGGCTTGCGAGAAGATGCCAACTGCCTGATCACCTTCGATTGCGATGCGCTGGATTCAGGCATCATGCCCGCCGTCATGGCACCGACGCCCGGCGGGCTCACCTACACCCAGGCAATCGACCTGGTTGCCGCCGTCACCGCCAGGGCCAACCTGGTGGCTTTCGACATGATAGAGTTTGTGCCGGAGCGTGACAGCAACGGCGTGGCGGCTTTCACTGCTGCCCGAATTGTCGCCAATGCGATAGGCTGTCTCGCCCGGCGTTGA
- a CDS encoding DNA-3-methyladenine glycosylase I, which yields MSETFEGPDGQPRCRWAGSAPEFLDYHDREWGFPVDDDRRLFEKLCLESFQSGLSWRTILAKRENFRAAFANFEFDKVARFTKTDVERLLKDEGIVRHRGKIEAVINNARCAQEMVASDGSLAAYFWSYEPDASQLGQPQTASTSDVSVAVSKDLKKRGWKFVGPTTVYAFMQAMGLINDHVEACVIRAGVARARENFSCPAR from the coding sequence GTGAGTGAGACATTCGAAGGACCGGACGGCCAACCGCGCTGCCGCTGGGCCGGCAGCGCGCCGGAGTTTTTAGACTATCACGACCGCGAATGGGGGTTTCCGGTGGATGATGACCGGCGGCTGTTTGAAAAGCTGTGCCTGGAGAGTTTCCAGTCCGGCCTGAGCTGGCGCACCATCCTCGCCAAGCGGGAAAATTTTCGCGCCGCGTTCGCCAATTTCGAGTTCGACAAGGTGGCCCGCTTCACCAAAACCGATGTCGAGCGCCTGCTCAAGGACGAAGGCATCGTGCGTCATCGCGGCAAGATCGAGGCAGTGATAAACAATGCCCGGTGCGCACAGGAGATGGTCGCCAGTGACGGCTCGCTGGCCGCCTACTTCTGGAGCTATGAGCCGGACGCGTCGCAACTGGGACAACCCCAGACCGCCTCAACCTCCGACGTGTCGGTTGCCGTGTCGAAAGACTTGAAGAAACGCGGCTGGAAATTCGTCGGTCCGACCACGGTGTACGCCTTCATGCAGGCCATGGGCCTGATCAATGATCATGTGGAAGCGTGTGTGATCAGGGCAGGGGTGGCACGAGCGAGAGAAAATTTCAGTTGCCCGGCACGGTGA
- a CDS encoding TetR family transcriptional regulator, with protein MNAMTTRDHIVAAADRLFYRQGYEHTSFADIAGAVQISRGNFYYHFKTKDDILEAVIGTRMSDTRQMLAEWEAESENPEHRIRSFIHILIANRADIKRFGCPVGTLTTELAKLNHASQAGATALFSLFRTWLRTQFSALGLEREADQLAMHLLARSQGVATLASAFGDEKFIRGEVSDMCDWLASTIDGTRPDQQKRN; from the coding sequence ATGAACGCAATGACCACGCGCGATCACATTGTTGCGGCAGCCGACCGGCTGTTCTACCGCCAGGGTTATGAGCACACCTCGTTTGCCGACATTGCCGGTGCGGTGCAGATTTCGCGCGGCAATTTCTACTATCACTTCAAGACCAAGGACGACATTCTTGAGGCCGTGATCGGCACGCGTATGTCTGATACGCGGCAGATGCTGGCGGAATGGGAAGCGGAAAGTGAAAATCCTGAACACCGCATTCGCAGCTTTATCCATATCCTGATTGCCAACCGGGCCGACATCAAGCGCTTCGGCTGTCCGGTCGGGACGCTGACCACCGAGCTTGCCAAGCTGAACCATGCATCGCAGGCAGGCGCTACCGCGCTGTTTTCGCTGTTCCGGACCTGGCTGCGCACGCAGTTCTCGGCTCTCGGGCTCGAAAGGGAGGCGGACCAGCTGGCCATGCATCTCCTGGCCCGCAGCCAGGGTGTTGCCACCCTGGCCAGTGCCTTCGGCGACGAAAAATTCATTCGCGGGGAAGTCAGTGACATGTGTGACTGGCTGGCATCGACTATCGACGGCACCCGGCCAGATCAACAGAAGAGGAATTGA
- a CDS encoding TetR family transcriptional regulator: protein MARPREFKVEDAVGGAMDVFWEHGYEGASLPDLLSGMGLSRGSLYKAFTDKKSLYLVVLERYEKDYVIPAVGLLSGPDIADGWDRIMALFGNVIADVRKGDRRGCLACSAAAGPASEDTDIADAVHRTLGKLQKGFEVALKASPVHAGLDAAARRQMADMLTTQYVGTRVMARSQAPVAMLKRSVASLRLLA, encoded by the coding sequence ATGGCACGGCCACGTGAATTTAAAGTTGAAGACGCCGTTGGCGGTGCCATGGACGTGTTCTGGGAGCACGGCTATGAGGGCGCTTCGCTGCCTGACCTGTTGTCCGGCATGGGGTTGAGCCGCGGCAGCCTGTACAAGGCTTTTACCGACAAGAAGTCGCTCTACCTGGTGGTGCTGGAGCGCTATGAAAAGGACTATGTCATTCCCGCCGTGGGACTGTTGTCAGGGCCTGATATCGCTGACGGCTGGGACCGGATCATGGCGTTGTTCGGCAATGTCATCGCTGACGTCAGGAAGGGCGACCGCCGCGGGTGCCTCGCCTGCTCGGCCGCTGCCGGGCCGGCGTCCGAAGATACCGATATTGCCGATGCTGTTCACCGCACGCTCGGCAAACTGCAAAAGGGGTTTGAAGTTGCCCTGAAAGCCTCGCCGGTTCACGCCGGCCTTGATGCGGCCGCCCGACGCCAAATGGCCGATATGCTGACGACGCAATATGTCGGTACGCGGGTCATGGCCAGGTCGCAGGCGCCCGTCGCCATGCTGAAACGCAGCGTTGCCTCCCTTCGGTTGCTGGCCTGA
- a CDS encoding SPW repeat domain-containing protein: protein MLPRFITKTIHAYLDYPVAISLVAMPFILGLGSVNPLAFWLSVATGIAAFVLTVLTDHHLGIIRVLPYKLHLTVDFLVGLVFVAAPFALGLAGLEAAYYWVLGGTVLAVVSLHKQEDTLQTA, encoded by the coding sequence ATGTTACCCCGATTCATCACAAAGACCATTCATGCCTATCTCGATTATCCCGTCGCCATCAGCCTTGTCGCCATGCCGTTCATTCTCGGCCTCGGCAGCGTAAATCCGCTTGCCTTCTGGCTGTCGGTGGCAACCGGTATCGCCGCCTTCGTGCTGACCGTCCTGACCGACCATCACCTGGGCATCATCCGCGTCCTGCCCTACAAACTGCACCTGACCGTGGATTTCCTCGTCGGCCTGGTGTTTGTCGCCGCCCCGTTTGCGCTCGGACTTGCCGGGCTGGAAGCTGCCTATTACTGGGTTCTCGGCGGCACCGTGCTGGCCGTTGTCAGCCTGCACAAGCAAGAAGACACCCTGCAGACTGCCTGA
- a CDS encoding LysR family transcriptional regulator, whose amino-acid sequence MKPFNGIEIFLAIVRQGSLRSAAKLLGMGAPAVSYRLKALERELDVNLLVRTTRSIELTDAGRALLNRAGPAFAQIDEAIAEAREAGRAKTGTLRLTLPWSAYRIAIEPVLAEFQAQHPDVRLELSFDEALVDIVGNGFHAGIRLGDRLADGMVATRLTPPLMAALSASPAYLDRHGRPERPRELLVHKCIRYRFISANQVADWQFREDGQVFTVDPAANLVFDSFQSVVQAAREGHGIGWSLRAVIEPDLAAGTLQTVLDAFALEHPPFFLYYPEHNRHLDLLRLFIDFLDARRKR is encoded by the coding sequence ATGAAACCTTTCAACGGTATCGAAATATTCCTGGCCATCGTCCGGCAGGGTTCGCTGCGCTCGGCCGCCAAATTGCTGGGCATGGGCGCACCTGCGGTCAGTTACCGGCTCAAGGCGCTGGAACGCGAACTGGATGTCAACCTGCTGGTCCGCACCACGCGCTCCATTGAATTGACGGACGCCGGACGCGCCCTTTTGAACCGGGCCGGTCCGGCCTTTGCCCAGATCGACGAGGCGATCGCCGAAGCCCGCGAGGCGGGCAGGGCGAAGACCGGCACATTGCGGCTGACGCTGCCGTGGAGCGCCTACCGTATTGCCATCGAGCCGGTACTGGCCGAATTTCAGGCCCAACACCCGGATGTCCGGCTGGAGCTGTCGTTTGATGAGGCCCTGGTCGATATTGTCGGCAATGGATTTCATGCCGGTATCCGGCTGGGCGACCGGCTGGCCGACGGCATGGTGGCGACACGATTGACACCGCCGCTGATGGCAGCGCTGTCAGCCTCGCCAGCCTATCTGGACCGTCATGGCCGCCCGGAGCGTCCGCGCGAGCTTTTGGTCCACAAGTGTATTCGCTACCGGTTCATCAGCGCCAACCAGGTTGCCGACTGGCAATTCCGCGAAGACGGTCAGGTGTTCACCGTCGATCCCGCCGCCAACCTGGTGTTCGACAGTTTCCAGTCGGTTGTGCAGGCAGCCCGCGAAGGCCACGGTATAGGCTGGTCGCTGCGCGCGGTTATCGAGCCTGACCTGGCTGCAGGCACGCTGCAGACGGTGCTGGACGCCTTCGCCCTCGAGCACCCGCCGTTCTTCCTGTATTACCCCGAGCACAACCGCCACCTCGACCTGTTGCGCCTGTTCATCGATTTCCTGGACGCACGGCGGAAGCGCTGA
- a CDS encoding DMT family transporter codes for MTTSSVTSRPDNPVTGACLIVFAVFLMALQDAVIKYASSDLTLWQLYVLRSLLALPVLAVIAGLKRTTPAVLASAAARWVTLRSCLLVLMYVSLYAAIPVLPLSTLAAGFYTGPLFIAILSAVLIGEPVSTRGWLAVATGFSGVLLIIRPGTDEFSLLVLLPVLSGLFYALAAILTRDRCQHDTPVALAISLNLVLLITGAAVSVVLFAWQPSGTVLPPFLSGPWAAMTLREWGLVMVLAVLIVGIGVGLAAAYQAARPVIVATFDYSYLIFSTMFGFLLFAETPDLATVTGMGLIAGAGLIVVRS; via the coding sequence ATGACCACCTCATCTGTCACCTCCCGCCCCGACAATCCGGTCACGGGCGCCTGCCTGATTGTTTTCGCCGTGTTCCTGATGGCGCTGCAGGATGCCGTCATCAAGTATGCCAGCTCCGACCTGACACTCTGGCAACTCTATGTGCTGCGCTCCTTGCTGGCCCTGCCGGTGCTGGCGGTCATTGCCGGGTTGAAACGAACTACACCGGCCGTTCTGGCATCGGCTGCAGCGCGCTGGGTGACGCTGAGATCCTGCCTGCTGGTATTGATGTATGTTTCGCTTTACGCAGCCATTCCGGTGTTGCCGCTATCCACACTGGCGGCGGGGTTTTACACCGGACCACTGTTCATCGCGATACTGTCAGCAGTGCTGATCGGTGAGCCGGTGAGCACGCGGGGCTGGCTGGCGGTGGCCACCGGGTTTTCAGGTGTGCTGCTGATCATCAGGCCGGGTACCGATGAGTTTTCGCTGCTGGTCCTGCTGCCGGTCCTGTCCGGTTTGTTCTATGCCCTGGCCGCCATCCTGACCCGCGACCGTTGCCAGCACGATACACCCGTGGCGCTGGCGATTTCGCTGAACCTGGTTTTGCTCATCACCGGCGCGGCAGTCAGTGTTGTGCTGTTCGCCTGGCAACCGTCGGGCACAGTTCTTCCACCGTTCCTGTCGGGCCCGTGGGCCGCCATGACGCTGCGCGAATGGGGCCTCGTCATGGTGCTGGCGGTGCTGATTGTCGGCATAGGCGTCGGACTTGCTGCGGCCTATCAGGCTGCGCGCCCTGTGATCGTCGCCACGTTCGACTACAGCTACCTGATATTCTCCACGATGTTTGGGTTCTTGCTGTTCGCGGAGACCCCCGACCTGGCAACCGTCACCGGCATGGGCCTGATTGCCGGGGCCGGCCTGATTGTAGTGCGCAGCTAA
- a CDS encoding FCD domain-containing protein, with the protein MTDNTIVDALRADILSGELPPGAELHQAGIAERFGASRIPVRDALASLAGERLVTIRPNRGAWVVSLSPAEIGEVFELRLMLECNCVRAAAAAASPEQVDEVRYQLRRSSLEAGRAGWSKGDRDFHEALYQPAAKPRHVRLIGELRNLCRIHAKGYDSLKAHTPRWLEDHEAIAAEFAAGHATACEKALRRHLSATRDVLLQAMSGS; encoded by the coding sequence GTGACTGACAACACCATTGTGGACGCACTGCGCGCCGACATCCTGAGCGGTGAGCTGCCGCCCGGGGCCGAACTGCACCAGGCTGGTATCGCGGAGCGCTTCGGCGCCAGCCGTATACCGGTCAGGGATGCGCTGGCCTCGCTGGCCGGAGAGCGGCTGGTGACGATCCGGCCCAATCGCGGTGCCTGGGTGGTCAGCCTGTCGCCAGCGGAAATCGGCGAAGTGTTCGAACTGCGCCTCATGCTGGAATGCAATTGCGTACGGGCTGCTGCGGCAGCCGCGTCTCCCGAGCAGGTTGACGAGGTGCGCTACCAGTTGCGCCGCTCATCGCTGGAAGCGGGCAGGGCGGGTTGGAGCAAAGGGGACCGGGATTTCCACGAAGCCCTTTACCAGCCGGCCGCAAAGCCGCGCCATGTCCGCCTGATCGGCGAACTGCGCAATCTGTGCCGGATCCACGCCAAGGGGTACGACAGCCTCAAGGCCCATACGCCGCGCTGGCTGGAAGATCACGAGGCAATCGCGGCGGAATTTGCCGCCGGGCATGCAACTGCGTGTGAAAAGGCACTGCGCAGGCATTTGTCGGCGACTAGGGATGTACTGCTTCAGGCCATGTCCGGCAGTTAG